From Coccinella septempunctata chromosome 4, icCocSept1.1, whole genome shotgun sequence, a single genomic window includes:
- the LOC123311447 gene encoding myotubularin-related protein 9 — protein MEFAELITSPNLDRVILQDCSKTSIEGTLCITGHHLILSSRNESLPAQEIWLLHQSIDCIDKKLSSSSINNGGIIIIKCKDFRVFQLVISATEDLLNVFTSIERLINLDKTELLYPFFYRPMYNILEDGHILYKPETEFSKLLQSDEWRLSHINSDFSVCSSYGASLVVPKSIDDDVISAAASFRDGGRFPVLSYRHENGAILLRSSQPMLNNSIRRSRADEKILNAVLGQTRKGYIIDTRSTNYTNNCKAKGGGTEPEGHYTQWKKVHKPMDKISKCNGSLLDNLAKLIDACSDTTCSSDKWLSRLESSNWLTHVLNVLNGACLVAQCLDQDGATVLVHGSSGLDSTLLLTSIAQIVLNPDCRTVRGLEALIEREWLQAGHPFQLRNSKFCFSNSRSKYQQPTFLLFLDCVHQLHYQFPCSFEFNTDMLILLFEHSYFSQFGTFLGNCEQDRVNLKLARQTTSLWSYLNRPDILSSILNPVYEPNKGPIWPSVAPVSLVLWNDLFLRWVIDSSTKKIREKVGNILEKHKEIRSQVIKMRKSIAEAQKEYEELSEECGKDKC, from the exons atGGAATTTGCGGAACTAATTACCTCTCCCAATTTGGATCGTGTGATACTTCAAGATTGTTCTAAAACTTCTATTGAAGGAACATTATGTATAACTGGGCATCATCTCATCTTGTCTTCGAGAAATGAATCACTTCCTGCTCAAGAAATTTGG CTCCTCCATCAGAGCATCGACTGCATTGACAAAAAACTCAGCAGTAGTAGTATTAATAATGGTGGGATCATAATTATAAAATGCAAGGATTTTCGCGTTTTTCAGTTGGTGATATCTGCTACAGAAGATCTCCTGAATGTTTTTACATCTATAGAACGACTGATTAACTTAGATAAAACTGAATTACTCTATCCCTTTTTCTACCGACCCATGTATAATATTTTAGAAGATGGTCATATTTTGTACAAGCCTGAAACAGAATTCTCAAAGTTATTACAAAGTGATGAGTGGCGTCTATCTCATATCAATAGTGATTTTAGTGTTTGTTCTTCATATGGAGCAAGTTTAGTTGTTCCAAAGTCAATTGATGATGATGTTATATCTGCAGCTGCCTCATTCAGAGATGGGGGCAGATTTCCAGTTCTTAGTTATAGACATGAAAATGGGGCAATCCTACTGAGAAGTAGTCAGCCCATGCTCAATAATAGTATTAGAAGAAGTAGAGCAGATGAAAAGATTCTGAATGCTGTTTTGGGACAAACAAGAAAAGGCTATATAATTGATACAAGAAGTACAAATTACACTAATAATTGCAAAGCAAAGGGTGGTGGAACTGAGCCTGAGGGGCATTATACTCAATGGAAAAAAGTTCATAAGCCCATGGATAAAATTTCTAAATGTAATGGATCTCTCTTAGACAATTTAGCAAAGCTTATTGATG CTTGCAGTGATACTACTTGTTCTTCTGACAAATGGCTCTCTAGGTTAGAAAGCAGTAACTGGTTAACACATGTTTTGAATGTCTTAAATGGAGCTTGCTTGGTAGCTCAATGTTTAGATCAAGATGGTGCTACTGTGTTGGTTCATGGCTCTAGTGGATTGGATTCAACTTTACTTCTAACATCTATTGCTCAGATAGTATTGAATCCAGACTGTAGGACAGTTCGAG GTTTGGAGGCTCTGATAGAACGTGAATGGCTGCAAGCAGGCCATCCATTTCAGTTGAGAAACTCCAAGTTCTGTTTCTCAAACTCTAGATCCAAATATCAACAGCCTACTTTCCTTCTATTTTTGGACTGTGTTCATCAACTTCATTATCAGTTTCCCTGTAGTTTTGAATTCAACACAGATATGTTGATACTTTTATTTGAACATTCATACTTCAGCCAGTTCG GCACCTTTCTTGGCAATTGTGAACAAGACAGAGTGAACTTGAAACTGGCCAGGCAAACAACAAGTCTCTGGTCCTATTTGAATCGTCCCGATATACTTTCTTCAATCTTGAATCCTGTGTATGAGCCCAATAAAGGCCCCATTTGGCCAAGTGTAGCACCGGTGAGTCTGGTTCTTTGGAATGATCTCTTCCTGAGGTGGGTAATTGATTCGTCCACTAAAAAAATCAGAGAAAAGGTAGGCAATATTTTAGAAAAACACAAAGAAATTCGTAGCCAAGTTATCAAAATGCGTAAGAGCATAGCAGAAGCTCAAAAAGAATATGAGGAACTTAGTGAAGAATGTGGTAAAGATAAGTGCTAA
- the LOC123312001 gene encoding 4'-phosphopantetheine phosphatase produces the protein MDFERSVCPVLRNPHSYDPDTIDLQNDIKQREYWLTCLDQMIKKFIPKASILNPEDLQATEKAEKSYQTFHMLTEKLKDNPSLLNPLSVRTLLEFNEDNLRTNNLKDAWWIQKQKETAVAFDKFSARLRYIDSIVPFRDRWLEVIKGVLAGNVFDWGSKVVSDMLEKSPNFDLFDAMNTIQPRPWFKDDFELFVSKIETCPYKKVVIFVDNAGIDFVLGILPFARELLKLGTKVILVGNSLPALNDVTFRELKTYSIEASLQCSIFKNALNEKKLQCFENGQKGPCLDLSSLPEELCNTMLTTDCVIIEGMGRAVQTNFYATFTVDCLKLAVLKNEWLAKSLGASQFFVICDFQIATNST, from the exons ATGGATTTTGAAAGAAGTGTGTGTCCTGTTTTGAGAAATCCTCATAGTTATGACCCAGATACAATTGATTTGCAAAATGATATCAAACAAAGAGAATATTGGTTAACATGTCTGGATCAAATGATCAAAAAGTTCATACCAAAGGCGTCAATTCTGAATCCTGAAGATTTGCAAGCTACCGAAAAGGCTGAAAAAAGTTACCAAACTTTCCATATGTTGACTGAAAAACTGAAAGATAATCCTAG tttattaaaTCCTCTTAGCGTGAGAACATTATTAGAATTCAATGAAGATAATTTAAGAACAAACAACTTGAAAGATGCATGGTGGATTCAAAAGCAAAAGGAAACTGCTGTAGCCTTCGATAAATTTTCTGCTCGTTTGAGGTATATAGATTCCATAGTGCCATTCAGGGATAGGTGGTTGGAGGTGATAAAGGGTGTTTTAGCTGGAAATGTTTTCGATTGGGGATCAAAAGTGGTTTCTGATATGCTGGAAAAATCACCAAATTTTGATCTTTTTGATGCCATGAATACAATTCAACCTCGTCCCTGGTTCAAAgatgattttgaattatttgttAGTAAAATAGAG acttGTCCATATAAAAAGGTTGTGATATTTGTAGATAATGCTGGTATAGATTTTGTGTTAGGAATATTGCCGTTTGCAAGAGAACTATTGAAACTTGGCACCAAAGTGATTCTAGTTGGAAACTCCTTACCTGCTCTAAATGATGTGACATTTAGAGAACTTAAGACATACTCAATTGAGGCGTCCCTTCAGTGTAGTATATTTAAAAATGCCCTGAATGAAAAAAAGTTACAGTGTTTTGAAAATGGCCAAAAAGGACCATGTCTTGACTTATCTAGTTTACCTGAAG aaTTGTGCAATACCATGCTTACGACTGATTGTGTAATAATTGAAGGTATGGGCAGAGCTGTGCAAACCAACTTTTATGCAACCTTCACTGTTGACTGTCTGAAGTTGGCTGTTCTGAAGAATGAATGGCTTGCGAAAAGCCTTGGGGCTTCTCAGTTTTTTGTGATATGTGATTTTCAGATAGCAACAAACAGTACCTGA
- the LOC123310808 gene encoding uncharacterized protein LOC123310808: protein MTAPSIQDPREDMLLSCSFYIGDEDLYAVKWYKDDYEFFRYSPKGRKPLLFEVTGVQVDLFNTKCNMSFCYLSMKNLTRSYSSGAYRCEVSIEAPTFRLVSKTQNITVAAIPMEKPVLSNLSNTYLVGDLLDCTCLTAPGDPTPTIAWYVNDKMVNTRYYRSTVKHQTENGTELKKTSSHLRFPLSKKLLGNNSFAHVGITCQQLTILGTPQNSTEIIRLMSEDINNHKFFNFFGSTSSVYRGSITTIIAAIVFVYK from the exons ATGACAGCACCTTCAATTCAAGATCCCAGAGAAGACATGCTGCTCTCTTGTAGCTTCTACATTGGCGATGAAGATCTGTACGCAGTGAAATGGTACAAAGACGACTACGAATTCTTCAGATATAGCCCTAAAGGAAGAAAACCATTACTATTCGAAGTTACGGGAGTACAAGTTGATTTATTCAATACGAAATGTAACATGTCCTTCTGCTATCTGTCCATGAAAAATTTAACGAGATCGTACAGCTCAGGGGCGTATCGATGTGAAGTATCCATAGAGGCTCCAACGTTTAGATTAGTCTCAAAAACGCAAAACATTACTGTGGCAG CAATTCCAATGGAAAAACCAGTCTTGTCCAACCTGAGCAATACGTATTTGGTTGGAGATTTACTAGACTGTACATGTTTGACCGCTCCAGGAGATCCTACACCAACAATTGCTTGGTATGTGAATGATAAAATG GTAAATACAAGGTATTACCGTTCAACAGTGAAACATCAAACGGAAAATGGAACAGAACTGAAGAAAACCTCCTCTCATTTACGCTTCCCCCTAAGCAAAAAACTATTAGGGAACAACTCTTTTGCTCATGTTGGAATAACCTGTCAACAACTAACAATCCTCGGCACACCCCAAAATAGTACAGAGATAATTCGATTAATGAGTGAGGATATTAATAACcacaaattttttaatttttttggatcCACCTCTTCAGTGTACAGAGGAAGCATAACGACGATAATTGCTGCTATCGTTTTCGTGTACAAGTGA